A genomic window from Chitinophaga pollutisoli includes:
- the rsgA gene encoding ribosome small subunit-dependent GTPase A — MQATIYKSTGSWYTVKTDDGDLYQARIKGVFKIDERITSTNPIAVGDHVEIQLESGEEGTAVITGISDRKNYIVRSSPQGKHKKHIVAANLDQAVLVATVREPRTSQGFIDRFLVTAAAYHIPVILVFNKMDVYRPKEMEQFEHWQAVYEDMGYTVLLTAAAEGKGIGELEELLKDKTTLISGHSGVGKSTIINGLIPGLQLKTKQVSGWSGKGLHTTTFAEMFDLPFGGRLIDTPGVREFGIVDIPKTELSHYFLEMQPYIQQCQFNNCQHLDEPGCAVKAAVEAGDIDLDRYVSYATILATINENDYD, encoded by the coding sequence GTGCAAGCAACGATTTACAAATCCACCGGCAGTTGGTACACCGTGAAAACGGATGACGGCGACCTTTACCAGGCGCGGATCAAAGGCGTATTCAAGATAGATGAGCGCATCACATCCACCAATCCCATCGCCGTGGGCGACCATGTCGAAATCCAGCTGGAAAGCGGGGAGGAGGGCACTGCCGTGATCACCGGCATCAGCGACCGGAAGAATTACATCGTCCGCAGCTCGCCCCAGGGCAAGCACAAAAAGCATATCGTAGCCGCTAATCTCGACCAGGCGGTGCTCGTTGCCACCGTCAGGGAGCCGCGCACCTCGCAGGGCTTTATCGACCGGTTCTTGGTGACGGCGGCAGCATACCACATTCCGGTAATCCTCGTTTTCAATAAAATGGACGTGTACCGCCCCAAAGAAATGGAGCAGTTCGAGCATTGGCAAGCCGTGTATGAAGATATGGGCTACACCGTGTTGCTGACAGCGGCGGCGGAAGGGAAAGGGATCGGGGAACTGGAAGAATTGTTGAAAGATAAGACCACACTCATTTCCGGGCATTCCGGCGTAGGCAAGAGCACCATTATCAATGGACTTATACCGGGATTGCAGTTGAAAACGAAACAGGTGAGCGGATGGAGCGGGAAAGGTTTACACACTACTACTTTCGCGGAGATGTTCGACCTGCCTTTCGGCGGCCGACTCATCGATACGCCAGGCGTTCGGGAATTCGGCATCGTGGATATTCCGAAAACGGAATTATCGCATTACTTCCTGGAAATGCAACCTTACATCCAGCAGTGCCAGTTCAATAACTGCCAGCACCTCGACGAGCCCGGCTGCGCGGTGAAAGCCGCCGTGGAAGCGGGCGACATCGACCTGGACCGTTACGTCAGCTACGCCACGATCCTGGCCACCATCAACGAAAACGATTACGATTAA
- a CDS encoding VWA domain-containing protein, with the protein MNAELWKNIEFAHPAFFWLLLLIPVLIWWSVSAGRKFQGSVKVSSLQGLKSIPVSWKIRFRPLLPALRIIAFAALVVAMARPQTSNTSENIDSEGIDIVLGIDISGSMLAEDLKPNRMEAAKKTAMDFVDSRISDRIGLVIFSGESFTQCPITTDHAVLKQQLMAIRSGMLQDGTAIGMGLATSVDRLRESKAKSKVVILLTDGVNNTGLVDPLTALEIAKAYKVKVYTIGVGTQGKAPSPATMPDGSVQMQMVDVQIDEPLMKKIASETGGRYFRATNNTSLQDIYHEIDKLERTKVEITSYKRFKEHFFPFAMIALAALLLEVVLRYTLFKRLP; encoded by the coding sequence ATGAACGCGGAACTCTGGAAAAATATTGAATTCGCACATCCGGCCTTCTTCTGGCTGCTGCTGCTCATCCCCGTCTTAATCTGGTGGAGCGTGAGCGCCGGCCGCAAGTTCCAGGGATCGGTGAAAGTCTCCTCGCTGCAAGGCCTCAAAAGCATCCCCGTATCCTGGAAAATCCGTTTCCGGCCCCTCCTCCCCGCCCTGCGCATCATCGCATTCGCGGCGCTGGTAGTGGCGATGGCCCGGCCGCAAACTTCCAACACCTCCGAAAATATCGACAGCGAAGGCATTGACATCGTGCTGGGGATCGACATCTCGGGGTCCATGCTCGCGGAAGACCTCAAGCCCAACCGCATGGAAGCCGCCAAGAAAACGGCCATGGACTTCGTAGACAGCCGCATCAGCGACCGCATCGGCCTGGTGATTTTCTCCGGCGAAAGCTTCACGCAATGCCCCATCACCACCGACCACGCCGTGCTTAAGCAACAGCTCATGGCCATCCGCAGCGGCATGCTGCAGGACGGGACGGCCATCGGCATGGGGCTCGCCACTTCAGTGGACCGCCTCCGCGAAAGCAAAGCCAAAAGTAAAGTCGTAATCCTGCTGACCGACGGTGTGAACAACACCGGCCTGGTAGATCCGCTCACCGCACTGGAAATCGCCAAAGCGTATAAAGTGAAAGTCTACACGATCGGTGTCGGCACCCAGGGCAAGGCGCCCTCTCCCGCCACCATGCCCGACGGCAGCGTGCAAATGCAGATGGTGGACGTGCAAATTGACGAGCCCCTCATGAAAAAGATCGCCAGCGAAACCGGCGGGCGTTATTTCCGGGCTACCAACAATACTTCCCTGCAAGACATCTACCACGAAATCGATAAGCTGGAGCGCACCAAAGTAGAAATCACTTCCTACAAACGCTTCAAGGAGCATTTCTTCCCTTTCGCTATGATCGCCCTGGCGGCGCTGTTGCTGGAGGTGGTGCTGCGGTACACGCTTTTCAAGCGGTTGCCCTAG